One Triticum dicoccoides isolate Atlit2015 ecotype Zavitan chromosome 5B, WEW_v2.0, whole genome shotgun sequence genomic window carries:
- the LOC119308358 gene encoding uncharacterized protein LOC119308358 isoform X1 encodes MSVKACFGNVANALVDWDGGCDHCPWRGSSPATPTPSPGGSSKEARLQQKSLNAFQASIRRTSFQRANCHSCTLTPDAYETPKTISSSTVSSPSSGSLSSAPSAEWAVRNGTSTVLFRQSSLPSQCDHTLVNINRSILKLAL; translated from the exons ATGTCCGTCAAGGCGTGCTTCGGCAACGTCGCCAACGCGCTCGTCGACTGGGACGGCGGCTGCGACCACTGCCCCTGGCGGGGGTCGTCGCCTGCGACACCAACTCCTTCGCCTGGAG GAAGCTCAAAGGAAGCAAGACTTcaacaaaaatctctgaatgcaTTCCAAGCTTCTATACGGCGTACGTCGTTTCAAAGGGCAAACTGTCATTCGTGCACTCTTACACCTGATGCCTATGAAACACCCAAGACCATATCTTCTTCAACCGTTTCTTCTCCTAGCTCTGGAAGCCTTTCCAGTGCGCCCTCAG CAGAGTGGGCTGTCAGAAATGGAACATCAACTGTATTATTCCGCCAGTCATCTCTGCCATCGCAATGTGATCACACACTCGTAAATATAAATAGGTCAATCCTGAAGCTAGCCCTTTAG
- the LOC119308358 gene encoding uncharacterized protein LOC119308358 isoform X2 — MSVKACFGNVANALVDWDGGCDHCPWRGSSPATPTPSPGGSSKEARLQQKSLNAFQASIRRTSFQRANCHSCTLTPDAYETPKTISSSTVSSPSSGSLSSAPSEWAVRNGTSTVLFRQSSLPSQCDHTLVNINRSILKLAL; from the exons ATGTCCGTCAAGGCGTGCTTCGGCAACGTCGCCAACGCGCTCGTCGACTGGGACGGCGGCTGCGACCACTGCCCCTGGCGGGGGTCGTCGCCTGCGACACCAACTCCTTCGCCTGGAG GAAGCTCAAAGGAAGCAAGACTTcaacaaaaatctctgaatgcaTTCCAAGCTTCTATACGGCGTACGTCGTTTCAAAGGGCAAACTGTCATTCGTGCACTCTTACACCTGATGCCTATGAAACACCCAAGACCATATCTTCTTCAACCGTTTCTTCTCCTAGCTCTGGAAGCCTTTCCAGTGCGCCCTCAG AGTGGGCTGTCAGAAATGGAACATCAACTGTATTATTCCGCCAGTCATCTCTGCCATCGCAATGTGATCACACACTCGTAAATATAAATAGGTCAATCCTGAAGCTAGCCCTTTAG
- the LOC119308357 gene encoding cytochrome P450 94B3-like — protein sequence MEFPSSSSLLLILLPPVLYISYHIARSLAKKKPTTHGLRRHPLLGHLPAFLKNRDRFLEWSTELIVASPDLRMGFWIPGMTTGIVTSNPADVEHILRTNFANYPKGERAISMLVDFLGHGLFNSDGEQWLWQRKNASLEFTTRSLRGFLIDSVQAEVRNRLLPLLRRAAAGGVVLDMQDVLERFAFDTICMVSFGHDPCCLADGGALTEGKSDFMRAFGEAQDLIVSRFLDPVAASWKVKKWLNVGKERRLKKAIADVHGFAMEIVRSRRQSASGEENRDDVLSRFVASDEHGDEALRDIVLSFLIAGRETTSSALTWFFWLVSSRPDVVARIADEVRSVRSMAGTRPGDPFTFDALRDMRYLHAALTESMRLYPPVPIDSQSSAADDTLPDGTHIGAGWNITYSAYAMGRLAVIWGKDCAEFKPERWLGDDGAFRPESPFRYTVFHAGPRTCLGKEMAYVQMKSIAASVLEEFAVDVVRKNAGSGGVPEHVLSVTLRMKGGLPVQI from the coding sequence ATGGAGTTCCCCTCTTCTTCTTCCCTGTTACTCATCCTGCTTCCTCCCGTGCTGTACATCTCCTACCACATCGcgaggagcctcgccaagaagaagcCCACCACCCACGGCCTCAGGAGGCACCCGCTGCTCGGCCACCTCCCGGCGTTCCTCAAGAACCGGGACCGCTTCCTCGAGTGGTCCACCGAGCTCATCGTCGCCAGCCCTGACCTCAGGATGGGCTTCTGGATCCCCGGGATGACCACCGGCATCGTCACCAGCAACCCGGCCGACGTCGAGCACATCCTCCGCACCAACTTCGCCAACTACCCCAAGGGCGAGCGCGCCATCTCCATGCTGGTCGACTTCCTCGGCCACGGCCTCTTCAACTCCGACGGGGAGCAGTGGCTGTGGCAGCGCAAGAACGCCAGCCTCGAGTTCACCACGCGCTCGCTCCGCGGTTTCCTCATCGACTCCGTGCAGGCCGAGGTCAGGAACAGGCTGCTCCCGCTGCTGCGACGCGCCGCGGCCGGCGGCGTGGTGCTCGACATGCAGGACGTGCTGGAGCGGTTCGCGTTCGACACCATCTGCATGGTCTCGTTCGGGCACGACCCATGCTGCCTCGCCGACGGCGGGGCCCTGACGGAGGGGAAGTCGGACTTCATGCGCGCGTTCGGCGAGGCGCAGGACCTCATCGTCAGCCGGTTCCTCGACCCCGTCGCGGCCTCCTGGAAGGTCAAGAAATGGCTCAACGTCGGCAAAGAGCGCCGCCTGAAGAAGGCCATCGCCGACGTCCATGGGTTCGCCATGGAAATCGTCCGCTCCCGCCGTCAAAGTGCGTCTGGGGAAGAAAACAGAGACGACGTCCTGTCAAGGTTCGTGGCGAGCGACGAGCACGGCGACGAGGCGCTCCGGGACATCGTCCTCAGTTTCCTGATCGCCGGCCGCGAGACCACGTCCTCGGCGCTCACGTGGTTCTTCTGGCTCGTGTCCTCCCGGCCGGACGTCGTGGCGCGCATCGCCGACGAGGTCCGCTCGGTCCGGTCCATGGCAGGCACTCGCCCCGGCGACCCGTTCACGTTCGACGCGCTCCGGGACATGCGGTACCTGCACGCCGCGCTCACCGAGTCGATGCGGCTCTACCCGCCGGTGCCTATCGACTCCCAGTCGAGCGCGGCGGACGACACGCTCCCCGACGGCACCCACATTGGGGCCGGCTGGAACATCACGTACAGCGCGTACGCCATGGGGCGGCTCGCGGTCATATGGGGCAAGGACTGCGCCGAGTTCAAGCCGGAGCGGTGGCTCGGCGACGATGGCGCGTTCCGGCCTGAGAGCCCGTTCCGGTACACGGTGTTCCATGCCGGGCCGAGGACGTGCCTCGGGAAGGAGATGGCCTACGTGCAGATGAAGTCCATCGCTGCGAGTGTGCTCGAAGAATTCGCGGTCGACGTCGTCCGCAAGAACGCTGGCAGCGGCGGCGTGCCGGAGCACGTGCTTTCGGTGACGCTCAGGATGAAGGGCGGCTTGCCTGTCCAAATCTAA